A region of Rattus rattus isolate New Zealand chromosome 7, Rrattus_CSIRO_v1, whole genome shotgun sequence DNA encodes the following proteins:
- the Tmem68 gene encoding transmembrane protein 68, with amino-acid sequence MIDNNQTCAAGQDSMPYVTCMLHVLEEWLGVEQLEDYLNFANHLLWVFTPLILLILPYFTIFLLYLTIIFLHIYKRKNVLKEAYSHNLWDGARKTVATLWDGHAAVWHGYEVHGMEKIPEGPALIIFYHGAIPIDFYYFMAKIFIHKGRTCRVVADHFVFKIPGFSLLLDVFCALHGPREKCVEILRSGHLLAISPGGVREALLSDETYNIIWGNRKGFAQVAIDAKVPIIPMFTQNIREGFRSLGGTRLFKWLYEKFRYPFAPMYGGFPVKLRTFLGDPIPYDPEVTAEELAEKTKNAVQALIDKHQRIPGNIRSALLDRFHKEQKAN; translated from the exons ATGATAGATAACAACCAGACGTGTGCTGCAGGACAGGACTCCATGCCCTACGTGACCTGTATGCTTCACGTGCTGGAAGAGTGGTTGggtgtggaacagttggaggacTACCTGAATTTTGCAAACCATCTCTTGTGGGTCTTCACCCCACTGATCCTTTTAATACTTCCGTACTTTACCATCTTCCTTCTCTACCTTACTATTATTTTCCTCCACATCTATAAGAGGAAGAACGTGTTAAAAGAAGCCTACTCTCACAACTTGTGGGATGGCGCGAGGAAAACAGTGGCGACCCTGTGGGATGGACACGCGGCGGTTTGGCATG GTTATGAAGTTCACGGGATGGAAAAGATACCAGAAGGACCAGCACTTATAATTTTTTATCATGGAGCTATTCCCATAGACTTTTACTACTTCATGGCTAAAATTTTCATCCACAAAGGCAGAACTTGCCGAGTGGTAGCTGACCACTTTGTCTTTAAAATCCCAG GGTTCAGTTTATTACTTGATGTATTTTGTGCTCTTCATGGACCAAGAGAAAAATGTGTTGAAATCTTGAGGAGTGGTCACTTGTTAGCTATTTCACCGGGTGGAGTTCGAGAAGCCTTACTTAGTGATGAAACCTACAACATCATATGGGGTAATCGTAAAGGCTTTGCTCAGGTTGCAATCGATGCAAAAGTG CCCATTATTCCTATGTTTACACAAAACATCCGAGAAGGATTTAGATCACTCGGAGGAACAA GATTGTTTAAATGGCTTTATGAAAAATTCCGCTATCCATTTGCTCCAATGTATGGAGGTTTTCCTGTGAAGTTGCGGACCTTCTTGGGTGATCCTATTCCGTATGACCCAGAGGTAACAGCAGAAGAATTAGCTGAAAAG acTAAGAACGCTGTTCAAGCTTTGATCGACAAGCACCAAAGGATACCGGGGAACATTAGGAGTGCTTTGCTGGACCGCTTTCATAAAGAGCAGAAGGCTAATTGA